GGATCGGCATCGACGCGGGCGGCTGGGGGCCCGGCCCCGACCAGGCGACGGCCAGCGCAGTCGCCGCGACAACCGCGAGCAGCAGCCGTACGGCCCAACCGGGCGCCCAGGGCCCCGTGCCGACCTCCACATCCTCGCGCTGCCGCGCGTCCGCGAGGGACCACGGCGCCCTCATGCGGGCACCCCCGCCCCCGGGCGCCGCTGACCGCGACGGGCCAGCCCTGCGAGGCCCACCGCCGGGTCGTCCCGCCACTGCACGATCTCGACGTCGAGGTCGGCCAGCTCGGCGAGCCGGTCCTCGCGGGCCAGCCGCACCAGGCGCAGCGCGAGGCGCTCACGGTCGTCGAGATGCCCCTCGCGTAGTTCGGGGAGGACGTCCACGGCGATCACCCGGTGGCCCGCCTGGCGCCACTGGCCGGCGACGCGGGAGGCCTCGTCGTCGAGGAACGTCGAGAACACCACGACGAGGGCGCCCGAGGGGATCTGCGGTGGCCGCAGCCGCTTGGGCGGCTCGCCCTCGGGCCGGGTCACGGCCAACGCGTGCCGGATGCGGTCGAGCTGGCGGCGCCCGCCGCCGGGCGGCAGGGGGCGGCGGCGTGCGCCGAGGTCGTCGAGGCCCACCCGGTCGCCCGCCCCGAGGTAGCCCTGCGCGAGCGACGCAGCCGCGTGCCGGCCCAGGTCGAGCGAGGTGGCGTCCTGCGCGCGCGGGCCCTCGGCCCCACGCCAGGTGCGGGGGTCCGGGCCGACATCGTCCCGGGAGTCGACGACGAGCAGCACGACGGCCTCGGCGAGCGCGTGCTCGCGGCGCACGTACAGCTCGCGCAGGTCGGGGGCGCGGCGGGCCGTGACCCGCCAGTCGATGCGCCGCAGGCGGTCCCCCGGCGCGAACTGGTGCACGTCGCGCAGGTCGCCACCCTCGCCGGGCCTGCGCGAGGTGTGGGCGCCGGTCAGGCCTCGCAGGCGCGGCGGCAGCGGTAGGTCGCGCAGCGCCGAGGGGCCGGGCAGCACCATCGCGGTGCGTCCCACCGGGTCTGTCGGCTCGCTGATGCTGGCCGCCCCGGGCCCGATTGCCTGCGCCTCGACGGTGGCGACCTCCTGCGGGCCGGTCCGCACGGTTCGCACCAGCAGCGGCAGGCTGCGGCGCCCGTCGACCCGCACCAGCAGCTCCGCGACGTCCCGGCCGGCGCGTCGCACGCCGAGCAGGGCCGTGTCCGCTCC
The sequence above is a segment of the Cellulomonas chengniuliangii genome. Coding sequences within it:
- a CDS encoding DUF58 domain-containing protein, which produces MSEGWSRSRAAGAGAVASAVLLIAGGVFGRPDVAVLGAAPLIAAAWTVWRQPSGQLTVRVEAWSGEEPTGAGEDGADAAPPGSGGGEAPVAGAAVRARVLLDAPQGADTALLGVRRAGRDVAELLVRVDGRRSLPLLVRTVRTGPQEVATVEAQAIGPGAASISEPTDPVGRTAMVLPGPSALRDLPLPPRLRGLTGAHTSRRPGEGGDLRDVHQFAPGDRLRRIDWRVTARRAPDLRELYVRREHALAEAVVLLVVDSRDDVGPDPRTWRGAEGPRAQDATSLDLGRHAAASLAQGYLGAGDRVGLDDLGARRRPLPPGGGRRQLDRIRHALAVTRPEGEPPKRLRPPQIPSGALVVVFSTFLDDEASRVAGQWRQAGHRVIAVDVLPELREGHLDDRERLALRLVRLAREDRLAELADLDVEIVQWRDDPAVGLAGLARRGQRRPGAGVPA